One Natronomonas gomsonensis genomic window, GAGAACGATTACTGATGTACGAACGCGACACCGATGTCGTCGTCGTCGGTGCGGGCGGTGACGGCCCGGCGCTGGCGTGGCGACTCGGCCAACTCGGCATCGACGTGACGATACTTGAGGCCGGCCCCTTCTACGGCAACGAGAAGTGGGAGGCGCCCAACGACGCCCCGGGCGGCGAACACTCCGGGAACCCCTCGGACCTCTCGGGCAAACTGTACGACGAGCAGTTCACCTCGAAGGAGGCCGACATGAACGACCCCGTCACCGGGAAACTGCGGTGGGGGCCGGCCGACTCCGACCGGCCGCCGTGGCAACGGACGGTTCCCCAGCAGGCGCTCATCTCCCAACTGTCGGGCGTCGGCGGAACGACCCAACACTACTACGCAAACCACCCACGGGCGTTCGTCACGAGCGTCGACGACCAACCGCACTGGCCAATCGACTACGAGGAACTGGTACCGTACTACCAACTGCTGGAGGAGACCCATCCCGTCGAACCGGCGCCGACGACGCCGAAAGCCGAGGTGTTCTTCGAGGGCGCGCGTCGGTCGGGCTACGACCTCAACGACGGATACAACGTCACCGAAGCGGGGTATCGTCCCTTCCCCAACGCCATCCCGCAACCGGACGAGCGACTGATGCGCGACGGCGGGGGCGATGTGGAGGAAGACAACGTCCCGGGCGGCGAGAACGGCCAGTACCGCTACCCAGACTACGAGGGCGACACGCTGGCGATGCACGAACATCAGGGTGGCCCCCATCCCCGAGGCGCGCCGATGCGGGAGCGGGCGCGTCGCTCCTCGAACGTCTCGCTGGTGCCGCGGGCGCTCGACACCGGTAACGTCGAGATACGACCGAACGCGTTCGCGACGGGCATTCTCACCGAGGGCGGTGCGGCCGAGGAGGCCACCGGCGTCGAGTTCCGCGACACGTGGGCGGGGACGACCGAGCGCATCCACGCCGACGTGGTCGTCCTCGCGGCGGGCTGTATCGAGACGCCGCGGCTGTGGCTCAACTCCGGGTTACCGGATAACGGCTGGGTCGGCCGGGGGCTGACCACCCACCACTTCGATTTCGTCGCGGGCACCTTCGACCCAGATACCCTCGAAGCGCTCATCGGCCAGCGTGCGGTCGAACCCCATCAGGGGCAGGCCGCCGGTTCGCGGGTCGACGTTCCCGGCAAAGGCGGCATCGCCGTCAACACGTTCGCGCCCGGCATCACCGCGATGGCGATGTACGCCGCCGCACAGGGCGAGTGGGCCTTCGACCGCGACACCGCGGGCGAGCCGTGGGACACCGCCGGTCGACTCGCCGGCCGGCAACTCAAAGAACAGATGGCCGACTACCGCCGGACGCTGACGCTCATCTGTCACACCGACGACCGGCCCCGACAGGAAAACGGCGTCTCCATCGACGAGACGACCGAGGACGAACACGGTCCCGTCCCGCTCGTCGAGTGGGAGGCCCACCCCGAAGACGACGCCCGACGCGACGACCTCGCCCGACGGGCCGCGGAAATCCTCGACGAAGCCGGCGCCGAGCACGTCCACCGAACCGACGCCGCGCCGATTCTGTTGCACATGCAGTCCTCGATGGCGATGGGGAAGGTGCTCGATACGGGCTGTGAGGCGAAGGACGTGAGTCGGCTGTTCGTCGCCGACCACTCGGCGCTTTCCAACGGCGTCGGCGGCGCCAATCCCACCCACTCGGGGCAGGCGCTGGCGCTGCGGACCGCCGAAGCAGTCGCCGAACGCTACTTCGGCGGCGTCGACGACCCCATCGGGTCCGTCTGAGGCGGTTTCAGGGTACTTCGAGGTGGCAACACTGCGGATACCGCCGGGCGGCCGTATCGAGACTCGATACGAACGAAACCGACTATAGGTCGCCGTATCAACACGAAACAATCGCAGTGTCGTGAGAACGACTCACGAGGAACTGGTGAGTAATTCGAGATGTCACGAACGGGTCCGACGAACGTCCTCTTCGAAACCGGCGAGCACGGCGACTGCGACGAAGCCGCGTGTATGGACCTCCTCGGTGTCGACGACCCCACCAACGTCGACGTGCTGTTCGTCACCGTCACGAAATCGGGGCGGGAGCGCATCGAGACGCTGAAACGCCACGCCGACGCCCCGCCGTCCAACGTCGGCATCGTCACCGTCGACGTGGGCGGCTCCGACGGCAGCGCACGGCTCGGTGGCGAGTCCGGCCCCATGGTTCGTCGCATCTCCGACCCCAGCGACCTCACCGGCGTCGGCATCGCCATCTCGGAGTTCCTCTCGGCGTGGCACGGCAACGGCAACCGAACCGTGGTGTGTTTCGAGTCGGTGACGGCGCTGTTGCAGTACGTCGAGGCCAACCGCGTGTTCCAGTTCCTCAACGAAATCACCTCGAAGTTCGAGCAGTCGGGCGCCCGGGCGCACTTCCACATCACGCCGGCGGCCCACGAGGGGCAGGTGCTGAGCGTTCTCACCTCACTTTTCGACGACCGCGTCACCGCTAGGGACCTCGGACACGTCCCCGAAGAGGAATCCACCGGCGGGACGACGGCGGCCACGACGGGTGCTGCCGTCGACGACGCCTCGACCGAGGCGGCCGACGACGAACC contains:
- a CDS encoding GMC family oxidoreductase N-terminal domain-containing protein, whose product is MYERDTDVVVVGAGGDGPALAWRLGQLGIDVTILEAGPFYGNEKWEAPNDAPGGEHSGNPSDLSGKLYDEQFTSKEADMNDPVTGKLRWGPADSDRPPWQRTVPQQALISQLSGVGGTTQHYYANHPRAFVTSVDDQPHWPIDYEELVPYYQLLEETHPVEPAPTTPKAEVFFEGARRSGYDLNDGYNVTEAGYRPFPNAIPQPDERLMRDGGGDVEEDNVPGGENGQYRYPDYEGDTLAMHEHQGGPHPRGAPMRERARRSSNVSLVPRALDTGNVEIRPNAFATGILTEGGAAEEATGVEFRDTWAGTTERIHADVVVLAAGCIETPRLWLNSGLPDNGWVGRGLTTHHFDFVAGTFDPDTLEALIGQRAVEPHQGQAAGSRVDVPGKGGIAVNTFAPGITAMAMYAAAQGEWAFDRDTAGEPWDTAGRLAGRQLKEQMADYRRTLTLICHTDDRPRQENGVSIDETTEDEHGPVPLVEWEAHPEDDARRDDLARRAAEILDEAGAEHVHRTDAAPILLHMQSSMAMGKVLDTGCEAKDVSRLFVADHSALSNGVGGANPTHSGQALALRTAEAVAERYFGGVDDPIGSV